One segment of Streptomyces sp. NBC_00576 DNA contains the following:
- the rplL gene encoding 50S ribosomal protein L7/L12, which produces MATKLSQEELLAQFETLTLIELSEFVKAFEEKFDVTAAAAVAAAPAGPAAAAEVAEEQDEFDVILTGAGEKKIQVIKVVRELTSLGLKEAKDLVDGAPKPVLEKVTKEAAEKAAESLKAAGAGVEVK; this is translated from the coding sequence ATGGCGACGAAGCTGTCCCAGGAAGAGCTGCTCGCGCAGTTCGAGACCCTCACCCTCATCGAGCTCTCCGAGTTCGTGAAGGCCTTCGAGGAGAAGTTCGACGTCACCGCCGCCGCCGCGGTCGCCGCTGCCCCGGCCGGCCCGGCCGCCGCCGCTGAGGTCGCCGAGGAGCAGGACGAGTTCGACGTCATCCTCACCGGTGCCGGCGAGAAGAAGATCCAGGTCATCAAGGTCGTGCGTGAGCTGACCTCGCTGGGTCTCAAGGAGGCCAAGGACCTCGTGGACGGCGCCCCGAAGCCCGTTCTCGAGAAGGTCACCAAGGAGGCCGCCGAGAAGGCTGCCGAGTCCCTCAAGGCCGCCGGCGCGGGCGTCGAGGTCAAGTGA
- the rpoB gene encoding DNA-directed RNA polymerase subunit beta: protein MAASRTASANTNYGASTAPLRISFAKIKEPLEVPNLLALQTESFDWLLGNAAWKARVEAALDSGQDVPTKSGLEEIFEEISPIEDFSGSMSLTFRDHRFEPPKNSIDECKDRDFTYSAPLFVTAEFTNNETGEIKSQTVFMGDFPLMTNKGTFVINGTERVVVSQLVRSPGVYFDSSIDKTSDKDIFASKVIPSRGAWLEMEIDKRDMVGVRIDRKRKQSVTVLLKALGWTTEQILEEFGEYESMRATLEKDHTQGQDDALLDIYRKLRPGEPPTREAAQTLLENLYFNPKRYDLAKVGRYKVNKKLGGEAPLDAGVLTVEDIISTIKYLVKLHAGETETVGNNGTTMVVETDDIDHFGNRRLRNVGELIQNQVRTGLARMERVVRERMTTQDVEAITPQTLINIRPVVASIKEFFGTSQLSQFMDQNNPLSGLTHKRRLSALGPGGLSRERAGFEVRDVHPSHYGRMCPIETPEGPNIGLIGSLASYGRVNAFGFVETPYRKVVEGVVTDDVDYLTADEEDRFVIAQANAILSEDMRFEESRVLVRRRGGEIDYIPGDDVDYMDVSPRQMVSVATAMIPFLEHDDANRALMGANMMRQAVPLITAEAPLVGTGMEYRCAVDAGDVIKAEKAGVVQEVSADYVTVANDDGTYTTYRVAKFSRSNQGTSVNQKVVVNEGDRVVENQVLADGPATQEGEMALGKNLLVAFMPWEGHNYEDAIILSQRLVQDDVLSSIHIEEHEVDARDTKLGPEEITRDIPNVSEEVLADLDERGIIRIGAEVVAGDILVGKVTPKGETELTPEERLLRAIFGEKAREVRDTSLKVPHGEIGKVIGVRVFDREEGDELPPGVNQLVRVYVAQKRKITDGDKLAGRHGNKGVISKILPIEDMPFLEDGTPVDIILNPLGVPSRMNPGQVLEIHLGWLASRGWDVSGLADDWAQRLQAIEADVVAPGTNVATPVFDGAREDELAGLLNHTIPNRDGSRMVLPTGKAPLFDGRSGEPFPEPVSVGYMYILKLHHLVDDKLHARSTGPYSMITQQPLGGKAQFGGQRFGEMEVWALEAYGAAYALQELLTIKSDDVTGRVKVYEAIVKGENIPEPGIPESFKVLIKEMQSLCLNVEVLSSDGMSIEMRDTDEDVFRAAEELGIDLSRREPSSVEEV, encoded by the coding sequence TTGGCCGCCTCGCGCACTGCCTCCGCGAATACGAACTACGGCGCCAGCACTGCCCCGCTGCGCATCTCTTTTGCAAAGATCAAGGAGCCCCTCGAGGTTCCGAACCTCCTTGCGCTGCAAACCGAGAGCTTCGACTGGCTGCTCGGTAACGCCGCGTGGAAGGCTCGTGTCGAGGCGGCTCTGGACAGCGGACAGGACGTCCCCACCAAGTCCGGTCTGGAGGAGATCTTCGAGGAGATCTCCCCGATCGAGGACTTCTCCGGGTCGATGTCCCTGACGTTCCGCGACCACCGCTTCGAGCCTCCGAAGAACTCGATCGACGAGTGCAAGGACCGTGACTTCACGTACTCCGCGCCGCTCTTCGTCACGGCCGAGTTCACCAACAACGAGACCGGCGAGATCAAGTCCCAGACGGTCTTCATGGGCGACTTCCCGCTCATGACCAACAAGGGCACCTTCGTCATCAACGGCACCGAGCGTGTCGTGGTGTCGCAGCTGGTCCGTTCGCCGGGTGTCTACTTCGACTCCTCCATCGACAAGACGTCCGACAAGGACATCTTCGCGTCCAAGGTGATCCCCTCCCGGGGTGCCTGGCTCGAGATGGAGATCGACAAGCGCGACATGGTCGGTGTCCGCATCGACCGCAAGCGCAAGCAGTCCGTCACCGTCCTCCTCAAGGCTCTCGGCTGGACGACCGAGCAGATCCTCGAGGAGTTCGGCGAGTACGAGTCGATGCGCGCCACCCTGGAGAAGGACCACACCCAGGGCCAGGACGACGCGCTGCTCGACATCTACCGCAAGCTCCGTCCGGGCGAGCCGCCGACCCGTGAGGCCGCGCAGACGCTTCTGGAGAACCTGTACTTCAACCCGAAGCGCTACGACCTCGCCAAGGTCGGCCGTTACAAGGTCAACAAGAAGCTGGGCGGCGAGGCCCCGCTGGACGCCGGTGTGCTGACCGTCGAGGACATCATCTCGACGATCAAGTACCTGGTGAAGCTGCACGCCGGTGAGACCGAGACCGTTGGCAACAACGGCACGACGATGGTCGTCGAGACCGACGACATCGACCACTTCGGCAACCGTCGTCTGCGCAACGTCGGCGAGCTCATCCAGAACCAGGTCCGTACGGGTCTGGCGCGTATGGAGCGTGTCGTCCGCGAGCGCATGACGACTCAGGACGTCGAGGCGATCACGCCGCAGACCCTGATCAACATCCGGCCGGTCGTCGCCTCCATCAAGGAGTTCTTCGGCACCAGCCAGCTGTCGCAGTTCATGGACCAGAACAACCCGCTGTCGGGTCTCACCCACAAGCGCCGTCTGTCGGCGCTTGGCCCGGGTGGTCTCTCCCGTGAGCGGGCCGGCTTCGAGGTCCGTGACGTGCACCCCTCGCACTACGGCCGCATGTGCCCGATCGAGACCCCTGAAGGCCCGAACATCGGTCTGATCGGCTCGCTCGCCTCCTACGGCCGGGTCAACGCGTTCGGGTTCGTCGAGACCCCGTACCGCAAGGTCGTCGAGGGTGTCGTCACCGACGACGTCGACTACCTGACCGCCGACGAGGAAGACCGCTTCGTCATCGCCCAGGCGAACGCGATCCTCTCCGAGGACATGCGCTTCGAGGAGTCCCGCGTTCTCGTCCGCCGCCGTGGCGGCGAGATCGACTACATCCCGGGCGACGACGTCGACTACATGGACGTCTCGCCGCGCCAGATGGTGTCCGTCGCCACCGCGATGATCCCCTTCCTGGAGCACGACGACGCCAACCGTGCCCTCATGGGCGCGAACATGATGCGCCAGGCCGTGCCGCTGATCACCGCCGAGGCCCCCCTCGTCGGTACGGGCATGGAGTACCGCTGCGCCGTCGACGCCGGCGACGTCATCAAGGCCGAGAAGGCGGGTGTGGTCCAGGAGGTCTCCGCGGACTACGTCACCGTCGCCAACGACGACGGCACGTACACCACGTACCGCGTCGCGAAGTTCTCCCGCTCCAATCAGGGCACCTCGGTCAACCAGAAGGTTGTCGTCAACGAGGGCGACCGGGTCGTCGAGAACCAGGTTCTCGCCGACGGGCCGGCCACCCAGGAAGGCGAGATGGCGCTGGGCAAGAACCTGCTCGTCGCCTTCATGCCGTGGGAGGGTCACAACTACGAGGACGCGATCATCCTGTCGCAGCGCCTCGTGCAGGACGACGTCCTCTCCTCGATCCACATCGAGGAGCACGAGGTCGACGCCCGTGACACCAAGCTCGGCCCCGAGGAGATCACCCGGGACATCCCGAACGTCTCCGAGGAGGTCCTCGCCGACCTCGACGAGCGCGGCATCATCCGCATCGGTGCCGAGGTCGTCGCCGGCGACATCCTCGTCGGCAAGGTCACGCCCAAGGGTGAGACCGAGCTGACCCCCGAGGAGCGCCTGCTCCGCGCGATCTTCGGTGAGAAGGCGCGCGAAGTGCGCGACACCTCGCTGAAGGTGCCGCACGGTGAGATCGGCAAGGTCATCGGCGTCCGCGTCTTCGACCGTGAGGAGGGCGACGAGCTGCCGCCGGGCGTGAACCAGCTGGTTCGGGTCTACGTGGCGCAGAAGCGCAAGATCACGGACGGTGACAAGCTCGCCGGCCGCCACGGCAACAAGGGTGTTATCTCGAAGATCCTTCCGATCGAGGACATGCCGTTCCTCGAGGACGGAACTCCGGTCGACATCATCCTCAACCCGCTCGGTGTGCCGTCCCGAATGAACCCGGGACAGGTGCTGGAGATCCACCTCGGCTGGCTCGCCAGTCGCGGCTGGGACGTCTCCGGGCTTGCGGACGACTGGGCGCAGCGCCTCCAGGCCATCGAGGCCGACGTGGTCGCCCCCGGCACCAACGTCGCCACCCCCGTCTTCGACGGTGCGCGTGAGGACGAGCTGGCGGGTCTGCTGAACCACACCATCCCGAACCGCGACGGTTCGCGCATGGTGCTCCCGACCGGTAAGGCCCCGCTGTTCGACGGCCGCTCCGGCGAGCCGTTCCCGGAGCCCGTCTCCGTCGGTTACATGTACATCCTCAAGCTCCACCACCTGGTCGACGACAAGCTGCACGCCCGTTCGACCGGTCCGTACTCGATGATCACCCAGCAGCCGCTGGGTGGTAAGGCCCAGTTCGGTGGCCAGCGATTCGGTGAGATGGAGGTGTGGGCGCTGGAGGCATACGGCGCCGCGTACGCCCTCCAGGAGCTGCTGACCATCAAGTCCGACGACGTGACCGGCCGCGTGAAGGTCTACGAGGCCATCGTCAAGGGCGAGAACATCCCCGAGCCCGGCATCCCCGAGTCCTTCAAGGTGCTCATCAAGGAGATGCAGTCTCTCTGCCTCAACGTGGAGGTGCTGTCCAGTGACGGTATGTCCATCGAAATGCGTGACACCGACGAGGACGTCTTCCGCGCGGCGGAGGAGCTCGGCATCGACCTGTCCCGGCGTGAGCCGAGCAGCGTCGAAGAGGTCTGA
- the rplK gene encoding 50S ribosomal protein L11, which translates to MPPKKKKVTGLIKLQINAGAANPAPPVGPALGQHGVNIMEFCKAYNAATESQRGWVIPVEITVYEDRSFTFITKTPPAAKMILKAAGVEKGSGEPHKTKVAKITQAQVREIATTKLPDLNANDLDAASKIIAGTARSMGITVEG; encoded by the coding sequence ATGCCTCCCAAGAAGAAGAAGGTCACGGGGCTCATCAAGCTCCAGATCAACGCCGGAGCGGCTAACCCCGCCCCGCCGGTCGGCCCCGCGCTCGGTCAGCACGGCGTCAACATCATGGAGTTCTGCAAGGCCTACAACGCCGCGACCGAGTCGCAGCGTGGCTGGGTGATCCCGGTGGAGATCACGGTCTACGAAGACCGCTCCTTCACCTTCATCACCAAGACGCCGCCGGCCGCGAAGATGATCCTCAAGGCCGCGGGTGTCGAGAAGGGCTCTGGCGAGCCGCACAAGACCAAGGTCGCCAAGATCACCCAGGCGCAGGTCCGTGAGATCGCCACGACCAAGCTTCCCGACCTGAACGCCAACGACCTGGACGCCGCGTCGAAGATCATCGCCGGCACCGCCCGTTCGATGGGCATCACGGTCGAGGGCTGA
- the rplA gene encoding 50S ribosomal protein L1, with the protein MSKRSKSLRAADAKIDRDKLYAPLEAVRLAKETSTSKFDGTVEVAFRLGVDPRKADQMVRGTVNLPHGTGKTARVLVFATGDRAEAATAAGADIVGSDELIDEVAKGRLDFDAVVATPDLMGKVGRLGRVLGPRGLMPNPKTGTVTPDVVKAVTEIKGGKIEFRVDKHSNLHFIIGKTSFDDTKLVENYGAALEEILRLKPSAAKGRYIKKAALSTTIGPGVPLDPNRTRNLLAEEDPAAV; encoded by the coding sequence GTGAGCAAGCGCAGCAAGTCTCTCCGCGCTGCGGACGCCAAGATCGACCGGGACAAGCTCTACGCCCCGCTCGAGGCCGTCCGTCTCGCCAAGGAGACCTCCACGAGCAAGTTCGACGGCACCGTCGAGGTCGCCTTCCGCCTGGGTGTCGACCCGCGCAAGGCCGACCAGATGGTCCGTGGCACCGTGAACCTCCCGCACGGCACCGGTAAGACCGCCCGGGTCCTGGTCTTCGCGACCGGTGACCGTGCCGAGGCCGCGACCGCCGCGGGCGCCGACATCGTCGGCTCCGACGAACTGATCGACGAGGTGGCGAAGGGCCGTCTGGACTTCGACGCCGTCGTCGCCACCCCGGACCTCATGGGCAAGGTCGGCCGCCTCGGCCGCGTCCTCGGCCCGCGTGGTCTGATGCCGAACCCGAAGACGGGCACCGTGACCCCGGACGTGGTCAAGGCCGTGACCGAGATCAAGGGCGGCAAGATCGAGTTCCGCGTCGACAAGCACTCGAACCTGCACTTCATCATCGGCAAGACGTCGTTCGACGACACCAAGCTGGTGGAGAACTACGGCGCCGCGCTGGAGGAGATCCTCCGTCTGAAGCCGTCCGCCGCGAAGGGCCGCTACATCAAGAAGGCCGCCCTCAGCACCACGATCGGCCCCGGTGTTCCGCTCGACCCCAACCGCACCCGCAACCTCCTCGCCGAGGAGGACCCGGCCGCCGTCTGA
- the rplJ gene encoding 50S ribosomal protein L10, giving the protein MARPDKAAAVAELADQFRSSNAAVLTEYRGLTVAQLKTLRRSLGEDAQYAVVKNTLTKIAANEAGISTLDDLFNGPTAVAFITGDPVTSAKGLRDFAKDNPNLVIKGGVLDGKALSADEIKKLADLESREVLLAKLAGAMKGKQSQAASLFQALPSKFVRTAEALRVKLAEQGGAE; this is encoded by the coding sequence ATGGCAAGGCCCGACAAGGCTGCCGCGGTAGCCGAGCTCGCGGACCAGTTCCGCAGCTCGAACGCCGCTGTGCTGACCGAGTACCGGGGTCTCACCGTGGCGCAGCTCAAGACGCTGCGTCGTTCGCTCGGTGAAGACGCCCAGTACGCCGTGGTGAAGAACACGCTGACCAAGATCGCGGCCAACGAGGCCGGGATCTCGACGCTCGACGACCTGTTCAACGGTCCGACGGCGGTTGCCTTCATCACCGGTGACCCGGTGACGTCGGCGAAGGGTCTTCGTGACTTCGCCAAGGACAACCCCAACCTCGTCATCAAGGGCGGTGTCCTTGACGGTAAGGCGCTGTCCGCCGACGAGATCAAGAAGCTTGCGGACCTCGAGTCCCGCGAGGTTCTGCTCGCCAAGCTGGCGGGCGCCATGAAGGGCAAGCAGTCTCAGGCTGCCTCGCTCTTCCAGGCGCTCCCGTCGAAGTTCGTCCGCACCGCGGAAGCGCTTCGCGTCAAGCTGGCCGAGCAGGGCGGTGCCGAGTAA
- a CDS encoding DUF1396 domain-containing protein, whose protein sequence is MGASSVRVGLAVLLIGTGAVACSKGASEESPKMTPAAAVAKAAKNVEDITSLSYRMTGKMPGEGRVKADAKMRLKPDVAMSMKITALDKGADGTAEIRLVDKAMFIGGGAAAAKEMDGKSWIKFDMAALSGAGGAGGGSLGAAGQADRNPAQESTFLTGSKDVKEVGTETVDGEKTTHYAGTVTFDQFREAIKSQSKARREMREKSLERFEKLGIDKFTMDMWIGAGELTKQFRLRGQADKGPLDMTVTFDDVNKPVSIVEPPAKDVADLAAMMKGAQEG, encoded by the coding sequence ATGGGTGCTTCTTCTGTACGTGTAGGCCTCGCCGTGCTGCTCATCGGTACGGGCGCTGTCGCCTGTTCCAAGGGCGCCTCGGAGGAGTCGCCGAAGATGACGCCGGCGGCGGCCGTCGCGAAGGCGGCGAAGAACGTGGAGGACATCACCTCCCTCAGCTACCGGATGACCGGCAAGATGCCTGGGGAGGGCCGCGTCAAGGCCGACGCCAAGATGCGCCTCAAGCCCGACGTGGCGATGAGCATGAAGATCACCGCCCTCGACAAGGGCGCCGACGGCACGGCCGAGATCCGTCTCGTCGACAAGGCGATGTTCATAGGCGGGGGCGCGGCGGCCGCCAAGGAGATGGACGGCAAGAGCTGGATCAAGTTCGACATGGCCGCGCTGAGCGGCGCGGGTGGCGCCGGTGGCGGTTCCCTCGGGGCCGCTGGGCAGGCCGACAGGAACCCCGCCCAGGAGTCCACCTTCCTCACCGGCTCGAAGGATGTGAAGGAGGTCGGCACGGAGACCGTGGACGGGGAGAAGACCACCCATTACGCGGGCACGGTCACCTTCGACCAGTTCCGCGAAGCCATCAAGTCCCAGAGCAAGGCGAGGCGCGAGATGCGCGAGAAGAGCCTTGAGCGGTTCGAGAAGCTGGGTATCGACAAGTTCACGATGGACATGTGGATCGGCGCGGGCGAGCTCACCAAGCAGTTCCGGCTGCGCGGCCAGGCCGACAAGGGCCCCCTCGACATGACCGTCACCTTCGACGACGTCAACAAGCCCGTGAGCATCGTTGAGCCGCCTGCCAAGGATGTCGCTGACCTGGCCGCGATGATGAAGGGAGCGCAGGAGGGCTGA
- the nusG gene encoding transcription termination/antitermination protein NusG: MSDPNLNDAIVPDESVDDELDIVEGVDEVEDEVDAADAAVGEPAEEDAIHIESDEDEDGDVIEADADEDEELVDAEAEDDAEAEAEEAEEEAEPVDPVEALREELRTLPGEWYVIHTYAGYENRVKTNLEQRAVSLNVEDFIFQAEVPQEEVAQIKNGERKTVRQNKLPGYVLVRMDLTNESWGVVRNTPGVTGFVGNAYDPYPLTLDEIVKMLAPEAEEKAARELAEAEGRPAPARKLEVQVLDFEVGDSVTVTDGPFATLQATINEINADSKKVKGLVEIFGRETPVELSFDQIQKN; this comes from the coding sequence GTGTCTGACCCGAACCTGAACGACGCCATCGTGCCGGACGAGTCCGTGGATGACGAGCTCGACATCGTCGAGGGCGTTGACGAGGTCGAGGACGAGGTCGACGCTGCGGACGCCGCCGTGGGAGAGCCCGCCGAGGAAGACGCCATCCACATCGAGAGCGATGAGGATGAGGACGGCGACGTCATCGAGGCCGACGCCGACGAGGACGAAGAGCTCGTCGACGCCGAGGCTGAGGACGACGCCGAGGCCGAGGCTGAGGAAGCCGAAGAAGAGGCCGAGCCTGTCGACCCCGTCGAGGCCCTCCGCGAGGAACTGCGCACGCTCCCCGGCGAGTGGTACGTCATCCACACGTACGCCGGTTACGAGAACCGTGTGAAGACCAACCTGGAACAGCGTGCCGTCTCGCTCAACGTCGAGGACTTCATCTTCCAGGCCGAGGTGCCGCAGGAAGAAGTCGCCCAGATCAAGAACGGCGAGCGCAAGACGGTCCGCCAGAACAAGCTTCCCGGGTACGTTCTCGTCCGCATGGACCTGACGAACGAGTCCTGGGGCGTCGTCCGCAACACCCCCGGTGTCACCGGCTTCGTGGGCAACGCGTACGACCCGTACCCGCTGACCCTGGACGAGATCGTCAAGATGCTCGCGCCGGAGGCCGAGGAGAAGGCCGCCCGTGAGCTCGCCGAGGCCGAGGGCAGGCCGGCTCCGGCCCGCAAGCTCGAGGTCCAGGTGCTGGACTTCGAGGTCGGCGACTCGGTCACCGTCACCGACGGCCCGTTCGCGACGCTGCAGGCGACGATCAACGAGATCAACGCCGACTCGAAGAAGGTCAAGGGCCTCGTCGAGATCTTCGGCCGCGAGACCCCGGTCGAGCTGTCGTTCGACCAGATCCAGAAGAACTAG